In Wolinella succinogenes DSM 1740, a single genomic region encodes these proteins:
- a CDS encoding acyl-CoA thioesterase, whose protein sequence is MNRFDELQFNTLREDVFDTKTLTMSILMTPAMANFRGFVHGGDLLKLLDQVAYACASRYCAKPVVTLSVDRVIFKNPIEIGNLVTFLASVNYTGNTSMEIGIKVIAEDIHKRVVTHTNSCYFTMVAIDEQGRPVSVPRLVPETPQEERRYKKAQKRRERRLEESREEK, encoded by the coding sequence ATGAATCGATTCGATGAGCTCCAATTCAACACCCTAAGAGAGGATGTCTTTGACACTAAAACCCTCACAATGTCCATCCTTATGACGCCTGCCATGGCGAATTTTAGAGGTTTTGTGCACGGGGGTGATCTGCTCAAGCTTCTTGATCAGGTGGCTTATGCGTGCGCCTCTCGCTACTGCGCTAAGCCTGTAGTGACACTATCGGTGGATCGAGTGATTTTTAAAAATCCCATCGAGATCGGAAATCTTGTCACCTTTCTTGCTTCGGTGAATTACACAGGGAACACCTCGATGGAGATTGGAATCAAAGTGATTGCTGAAGATATCCACAAGCGCGTGGTGACTCACACCAATAGCTGCTATTTCACGATGGTCGCTATTGATGAGCAGGGACGCCCTGTGAGTGTGCCAAGGCTCGTGCCTGAGACTCCCCAAGAGGAGAGACGCTACAAAAAAGCCCAAAAACGCCGTGAAAGGCGATTAGAAGAATCGCGCGAGGAGAAGTGA
- a CDS encoding DoxX family protein produces the protein MQSLESFFAKLHSYDLSALLLRLALGGLMLMHGIHKLKNGIGGIEKMLVNNGLPEFMAYGTYIGEIFSPALLILGLYTRLNALVIALTMVVAIYVAYGSKLLALTPQGGLLIELPLLFLVGAIALILMGGGKWGLSR, from the coding sequence GTTTTTTGCCAAGCTTCATAGCTATGATTTGAGTGCTCTTTTGTTGCGGCTCGCTTTGGGCGGTCTTATGCTCATGCATGGAATCCACAAGCTCAAAAATGGTATCGGCGGGATTGAGAAGATGCTCGTGAATAATGGACTGCCAGAATTTATGGCGTATGGAACATATATTGGCGAGATTTTCTCGCCCGCGCTTTTGATTTTGGGGCTTTATACGCGACTCAATGCGCTCGTTATCGCGCTCACGATGGTGGTGGCAATCTATGTTGCTTATGGTTCCAAGCTCTTAGCGCTCACGCCTCAGGGTGGGCTTTTGATTGAGCTGCCCTTGCTCTTTTTGGTGGGGGCTATCGCACTCATTTTGATGGGCGGAGGCAAATGGGGACTCTCTCGATGA